Proteins from a genomic interval of Oncorhynchus kisutch isolate 150728-3 linkage group LG28, Okis_V2, whole genome shotgun sequence:
- the LOC109873007 gene encoding serine/threonine-protein kinase MARK2-like isoform X11 — MPRCRNSVATTPDEQPHIGNYRLLKTIGKGNFAKVKLARHVLTGKEVAVKIIDKTQLNSSSLQKLFREVRIMKLLNHPNIVKLFEVIETEKTLYLIMEYASGGEVFDYLVAHGRMKEKEARAKFRQIVSAVQYCHQKCIVHRDLKAENLLLDADMNIKIADFGFSNEFTMGNKLDTFCGSPPYAAPELFQGKKYDGPEVDVWSLGVILYTLVSGSLPFDGQNLKELRERVLRGKYRIPFYMSTDCENLLKKFLILNPTKRGSLEQQIMKDRWMNVGHEDEELKPFIEPQPDYKDPKRTGQHPDRAGGWKRDIMLQMGYSAEEIQDSLVNQKYNDVMATYLLLDYRNSEMDECISLSMKPRPGSDLTNSNAQSPSHKVQRSTSSNQKPRRATDAGSSASKRSQGDNKHTAEDYGRKGSGTGSSTKVPPSPLAAADRKRSTPTPSTNSILSTGTSRSRNSPVPERATLGVQNGMDSLTTPGSRASTASAAAVLSSSSRPRHHKSLSTSAHPTPSDIHAHRPSTAPLRVPVASPSAHNVSSSTTTERSNFPRNVATRSTFSAGQQRATRDQHASTYNGPPASPSLSYGNSQARRAGGTGIFSKFTSKFVRRNLSFRFPRRSPYEGEGRDEANRPMLTTAEKLEKGTLGSAGDENKDSLSSTSTVPSTTTPGLTSKDNKPRSLRFTWSMKTTSSMEPNEMMKEIRKVLDSNSCEYELRERYMLLCVSGNPARDDFVEWEMEVCKLPRLSLNGVRFKRISGTSIAFKNIASKVANELKL; from the exons ATGCCGCGGTGCCGGAATTCTGTCGCCACGACGCCAGACGAGCAGCCACACATTGGCAACTACCGGCTGCTGAAAACCATCGGCAAGGGCAACTTTGCCAAGGTCAAACTGGCTCGTCATGTCCTCACAGGGAAAGAG GTGGCTGTGAAAATCATAGACAAAACGCAGCTCAACTCTTCCAGTCTCCAAAAG CTGTTTCGTGAAGTGAGGATCATGAAGCTGCTCAATCACCCAAATATCG TTAAGTTATTTGAAGTTATTGAGACAGAGAAGACGCTGTACTTGATCATGGAGTATGCCAGTGGAG GTGAGGTGTTTGATTACCTTGTTGCTCACGGgagaatgaaagagaaagaggcCAGAGCCAAATTTAGACAG ATCGTGTCAGCGGTACAGTACTGCCACCAGAAGTGCATCGTACACAGAGACCTGAAG GCAGAGAATCTACTCCTAGATGCTGACATGAACATCAAGATCGCAGACTTTGGTTTCAGCAATGAGTTCACCATGGGGAACAAGCTGGACACGTTCTGTGGCTCTCCTCCGTACGCCGCCCCGGAGCTGTTCCAGGGGAAGAAATATGACGGCCCCGAGGTGGACGTCTGGAGCCTGGGGGTCATCCTCTACACACTGGTCAGCGGATCTCTGCCTTTCGACGGACAGAACCTAAAG GAGCTGCGCGAACGGGTTCTGCGGGGGAAGTATAGGATTCCCTTCTACATGTCCACAGACTGCGAGAACCTGCTCAAGAAGTTCCTCATTCTCAACCCAACCAAGAGGGGCAGCCTGGAG CAGCAGATCATGAAGGACCGCTGGATGAACGTAGGCCATGAGGACGAGGAGCTGAAGCCCTTCATCGAGCCCCAGCCAGACTACAAGGACCCCAAGAGGACAGGTCAGCACCCCGACCGAGCGGGGGGGTGGAAGAGAG ATATCATGTTGCAGATGGGCTACTCTGCGGAGGAGATCCAGGACTCGCTCGTCAACCAAAAATACAATGACGTCATGGCCACATATCTATTACTGGATTACAGGAACTCTGAG atGGACGAATGCATCAGCCTATCAATGAAACCCCGCCCAGGAAGTGACCTCACAAACAGCAATGCCCAATCCCCTTCTCACAAGGTACAGCGCAGTACCTCATCCAATCAGAAGCCCCGGAGAGCAACAGATGCAG GTTCTTCAGCTTCTAAGCGTTCCCAGGGCGACAACAAGCACACAGCAGAGGATTATGGGAGGAAAGGTTCTGGCACTGGCAGCTCCACTAAAGTCCCTCCCAGTCCCTTAGCTGCAGCAGATCGTAAGAGGAGCACCCCAACCCCCTCCACC AACAGCATCCTGTCCACTGGTACGAGTCGCAGTCGAAACTCGCCAGTCCCTGAGAGAGCCACACTTGGGGTCCAGAACGgaatggacag CCTAACCACCCCAGGGTCCCGCGCGTCCACAGCCTCGGCAGCCGCagttctctcttcctcctcccgccCCCGACACCACAAGTCCCTGTCCACCTCTGCCCATCCCACCCCCTCAGACATCCACGCACACCGGCCCAG CACTGCCCCTCTGAGAGTACCAGTGGCGTCTCCCTCTGCTCACAACGTCAGCAGTTCCACGACGACTGAGCGATCCAACTTCCCCAGAAATGTGGCCACCAGAAGCACTTTCAGTGCTGGGCAGCAGAGGGCGACACGGGACCAGCATGCCTCCACCTACAATGGTCCCCCAGCATCCCCCTCCCTTTCCTATGGGAACAGCCAGGCCCGAAGAGCTGGGGGCACTGGTATCTTCAGCAAGTTCACCTCTAAATTTGTGCGCAG AAATCTCTCATTCAGATTCCCCAGAAG GAGCCCGTATGAGGGAGAGGGTCGAGATGAGGCCAACAG ACCCATGTTGACCACTGCTGAGAAGTTGGAGAAGGGCACCCTGGGCTCTGCAGGAGACGAGAACAAAGACTCCCTGTCCTCCACCTCTACGGTGCCCAGCACCACGACCCCGGGCCTGACCTCCAAGGACAACAAGCCCCGCTCGCTGCGCTTCACCTGGAGCATGAAAACCACCTCCTCCATGGAGCCCAACGAGATGATGAAGGAGATCCGGAAGGTTCTGGACTCCAACAGCTGCGAGTATGAGCTGCGAGAGCGCTAcatgctgctgtgtgtgtctgggaaTCCCGCCCGTGACGACTTTGTCGAGTGGGAGATGGAGGTGTGCAAGCTGCCCCGCCTCTCCCTTAACGGGGTTCGCTTTAAGCGCATTTCTGGCACATCCATCGCCTTCAAGAACATCGCCTCCAAGGTTGCCAATGAGCTCAAACTGTGA
- the LOC109873007 gene encoding serine/threonine-protein kinase MARK2-like isoform X12, protein MPRCRNSVATTPDEQPHIGNYRLLKTIGKGNFAKVKLARHVLTGKEVAVKIIDKTQLNSSSLQKLFREVRIMKLLNHPNIVKLFEVIETEKTLYLIMEYASGGEVFDYLVAHGRMKEKEARAKFRQIVSAVQYCHQKCIVHRDLKAENLLLDADMNIKIADFGFSNEFTMGNKLDTFCGSPPYAAPELFQGKKYDGPEVDVWSLGVILYTLVSGSLPFDGQNLKELRERVLRGKYRIPFYMSTDCENLLKKFLILNPTKRGSLEQIMKDRWMNVGHEDEELKPFIEPQPDYKDPKRTDIMLQMGYSAEEIQDSLVNQKYNDVMATYLLLDYRNSEMDECISLSMKPRPGSDLTNSNAQSPSHKVQRSTSSNQKPRRATDAGSSASKRSQGDNKHTAEDYGRKGSGTGSSTKVPPSPLAAADRKRSTPTPSTNSILSTGTSRSRNSPVPERATLGVQNGMDSLTTPGSRASTASAAAVLSSSSRPRHHKSLSTSAHPTPSDIHAHRPSTAPLRVPVASPSAHNVSSSTTTERSNFPRNVATRSTFSAGQQRATRDQHASTYNGPPASPSLSYGNSQARRAGGTGIFSKFTSKFVRRNLSFRFPRRSPYEGEGRDEANRPMLTTAEKLEKGTLGSAGDENKDSLSSTSTVPSTTTPGLTSKDNKPRSLRFTWSMKTTSSMEPNEMMKEIRKVLDSNSCEYELRERYMLLCVSGNPARDDFVEWEMEVCKLPRLSLNGVRFKRISGTSIAFKNIASKVANELKL, encoded by the exons ATGCCGCGGTGCCGGAATTCTGTCGCCACGACGCCAGACGAGCAGCCACACATTGGCAACTACCGGCTGCTGAAAACCATCGGCAAGGGCAACTTTGCCAAGGTCAAACTGGCTCGTCATGTCCTCACAGGGAAAGAG GTGGCTGTGAAAATCATAGACAAAACGCAGCTCAACTCTTCCAGTCTCCAAAAG CTGTTTCGTGAAGTGAGGATCATGAAGCTGCTCAATCACCCAAATATCG TTAAGTTATTTGAAGTTATTGAGACAGAGAAGACGCTGTACTTGATCATGGAGTATGCCAGTGGAG GTGAGGTGTTTGATTACCTTGTTGCTCACGGgagaatgaaagagaaagaggcCAGAGCCAAATTTAGACAG ATCGTGTCAGCGGTACAGTACTGCCACCAGAAGTGCATCGTACACAGAGACCTGAAG GCAGAGAATCTACTCCTAGATGCTGACATGAACATCAAGATCGCAGACTTTGGTTTCAGCAATGAGTTCACCATGGGGAACAAGCTGGACACGTTCTGTGGCTCTCCTCCGTACGCCGCCCCGGAGCTGTTCCAGGGGAAGAAATATGACGGCCCCGAGGTGGACGTCTGGAGCCTGGGGGTCATCCTCTACACACTGGTCAGCGGATCTCTGCCTTTCGACGGACAGAACCTAAAG GAGCTGCGCGAACGGGTTCTGCGGGGGAAGTATAGGATTCCCTTCTACATGTCCACAGACTGCGAGAACCTGCTCAAGAAGTTCCTCATTCTCAACCCAACCAAGAGGGGCAGCCTGGAG CAGATCATGAAGGACCGCTGGATGAACGTAGGCCATGAGGACGAGGAGCTGAAGCCCTTCATCGAGCCCCAGCCAGACTACAAGGACCCCAAGAGGACAG ATATCATGTTGCAGATGGGCTACTCTGCGGAGGAGATCCAGGACTCGCTCGTCAACCAAAAATACAATGACGTCATGGCCACATATCTATTACTGGATTACAGGAACTCTGAG atGGACGAATGCATCAGCCTATCAATGAAACCCCGCCCAGGAAGTGACCTCACAAACAGCAATGCCCAATCCCCTTCTCACAAGGTACAGCGCAGTACCTCATCCAATCAGAAGCCCCGGAGAGCAACAGATGCAG GTTCTTCAGCTTCTAAGCGTTCCCAGGGCGACAACAAGCACACAGCAGAGGATTATGGGAGGAAAGGTTCTGGCACTGGCAGCTCCACTAAAGTCCCTCCCAGTCCCTTAGCTGCAGCAGATCGTAAGAGGAGCACCCCAACCCCCTCCACC AACAGCATCCTGTCCACTGGTACGAGTCGCAGTCGAAACTCGCCAGTCCCTGAGAGAGCCACACTTGGGGTCCAGAACGgaatggacag CCTAACCACCCCAGGGTCCCGCGCGTCCACAGCCTCGGCAGCCGCagttctctcttcctcctcccgccCCCGACACCACAAGTCCCTGTCCACCTCTGCCCATCCCACCCCCTCAGACATCCACGCACACCGGCCCAG CACTGCCCCTCTGAGAGTACCAGTGGCGTCTCCCTCTGCTCACAACGTCAGCAGTTCCACGACGACTGAGCGATCCAACTTCCCCAGAAATGTGGCCACCAGAAGCACTTTCAGTGCTGGGCAGCAGAGGGCGACACGGGACCAGCATGCCTCCACCTACAATGGTCCCCCAGCATCCCCCTCCCTTTCCTATGGGAACAGCCAGGCCCGAAGAGCTGGGGGCACTGGTATCTTCAGCAAGTTCACCTCTAAATTTGTGCGCAG AAATCTCTCATTCAGATTCCCCAGAAG GAGCCCGTATGAGGGAGAGGGTCGAGATGAGGCCAACAG ACCCATGTTGACCACTGCTGAGAAGTTGGAGAAGGGCACCCTGGGCTCTGCAGGAGACGAGAACAAAGACTCCCTGTCCTCCACCTCTACGGTGCCCAGCACCACGACCCCGGGCCTGACCTCCAAGGACAACAAGCCCCGCTCGCTGCGCTTCACCTGGAGCATGAAAACCACCTCCTCCATGGAGCCCAACGAGATGATGAAGGAGATCCGGAAGGTTCTGGACTCCAACAGCTGCGAGTATGAGCTGCGAGAGCGCTAcatgctgctgtgtgtgtctgggaaTCCCGCCCGTGACGACTTTGTCGAGTGGGAGATGGAGGTGTGCAAGCTGCCCCGCCTCTCCCTTAACGGGGTTCGCTTTAAGCGCATTTCTGGCACATCCATCGCCTTCAAGAACATCGCCTCCAAGGTTGCCAATGAGCTCAAACTGTGA